One window of Nitratidesulfovibrio sp. genomic DNA carries:
- the rplS gene encoding 50S ribosomal protein L19 — protein MNIIKKIEGEHLRLDLPKFKSGDTIKVHLRIVEGEKERIQVFQGNVIRIHRGTTGATFTVRKVSDGVGVERVFPLHSPFIDRVEMVTEGRVRRSRLYYLRELKGKAARIKPKNRF, from the coding sequence ATGAATATCATCAAGAAAATCGAAGGCGAACACCTGCGCCTCGACCTGCCCAAGTTCAAGTCCGGCGACACCATCAAGGTGCACCTGCGCATCGTGGAAGGTGAAAAGGAACGCATCCAGGTGTTCCAGGGCAACGTCATCCGCATCCACCGCGGCACTACCGGCGCCACGTTCACCGTGCGCAAGGTGTCCGACGGCGTGGGCGTGGAACGCGTGTTCCCCCTGCACTCTCCCTTCATCGACCGCGTGGAAATGGTAACGGAAGGCCGCGTGCGCCGCAGCCGCCTGTACTACCTGCGCGAACTCAAGGGCAAGGCCGCGCGCATCAAGCCCAAGAACCGCTTCTAG